The nucleotide window GAATAACCTCTAAATGTTCGTGTTTACTTGCTTGAATTAGAGATAGTTCAACTTCTAAAGTCTTTACAAAGTTCTTCAAATAGCTTTGATGAATAAGCAAACaattcattttttcatatttctgaaaatttaatgaaaatgagtttttataaatatatagtgtattttttctaaaaagcaaaatgtctttttctgagttgacaaatacatatttttattatatttgtgtgtgtggcaaTAGAGAAACAAGTGGCCCATGTAAGGATTTGAAACTTcactctgcccattttttagcAGAAAGGAAAGTTATTTGACTTCTCTGAATTTCAGTTAATTAAGCTAATATTTAGAACAATGTCTGGTATGTATCCAATAAGTCTTAGCTGTTATTAACCTGGAGGGAGTAATTGCTCCAAGCAGTCCCTGTAATTTAATTGGGAATTTCTGTAAAGCAAGAATACCTAATGTACAAATTGCCTCCAAAtgtaatgaaattttaatactaACTTAACAATTAATGAAGATGATATAATAGTACACTCTGGAGATATTTAATTAAACATTCATGGTTTCAATCTTGCATCTTTTGATATTCTGAgcacaggttttgttttttttttccctacctcttgaatacttatttttattgaccCTTGAAATGTCATAGTACTAAGTATTTGTAGTGCTTGATGGATAAGATGGTCTTGGCCAAAGTAAATGGGACAGCTTTGAAGGCTACCTTTTCTGGCTCCAAATATCTTTCTGTGGTAGTCTGCCTCTTGGAGAACATTTCTTCTCAGCAAGAGTTTGGTAAAGTTTCTAGAAGTTTTGGAAAGGTTACTAAACTGGGATTCAAAGACAGGACAGTAAAGTAAAATCCCAGGTATCACTGACGAGCCAAAATTCTAAAACTACTTTTGCTTAAATTCAGAGTTTATACCAAAACCTAGGCTGAAGCTGGCCCTGCATTTAAACATAAACAGGAGAAAGAATGATTTAGTAGAGGGTTGGAACCGGCACTGATCCAAGAAGGAATATCTTCTTTAATAAACTGGGACTATATCTTGACATACATAGTTACcatgtcattttaattttccaaatggCATTGCAAAACCAATGGTGGGTAAAACTGATACCTTAGCACAAGCCAAGGCAAAAGTACTAAACTACCAATAGTGATTGTATTTTTCACCTCCATtcaatcagagaagaagaaaaagaaggcatACAAGAAAAAGCCAGTTTAGCTCTAGAACATCCTTGATGAAGcagtaaaattttacattttattaaatctcaaccttctgtatgtctttttaatattaagtGTGATGTAATGTGAAGTACCCATAAAGCACTTCTGCTGCTTACAGAAATATAATTGTCTCCAGGAAAAGTACTTATTTGAGTTACAAATAAGCAGCTTTTTTCATGGAACATCgttttgaaagaaaaactggCAGCCAACTATGGTATTCATACTTGGGTATTTGGCAagcatttttgcaaaaaaaaaaaaaaatggatgtagAGAGCCTGTCACTTCAAGAAAAACAACTAACAAGCTTAATAAATTTCAAGTTTTGcaagctaaaattaaaattttggaaaattttatctGCCATCACAAGCTTGGCCTCTTGCCAATGCTCAAAGACTTTTCTGGTGAGATTGGTGGGATATTAATGAACATGATATTtggatattatataataaaatgagcTACCATTTGAAAGATCTGCATTATTCAGTGAATCATTACTTTCCAAATGACCAATGCATGATATTACACATCTATTAAAAATGGAAGATAGACCAGTGAATTTTAATGTAACAGTATTATTCTGGTCTAAGATTACACAATGTACTTAACTTCTAATCAATTATCATTTGTCAAATTTTAGTGGGTAGAAAGAATAAAAGCTGTAATTAACTGATAAGGTCATTAAAATATCCtctccatttatatatttatgtgagGCCATATTTTCTTCATCTACTTCAACCAAAACAACAGATAACAACAGATaaaatgcagaagcagatatgagaatcaaggttcagttcagttcggttcagttcagtttctcagtcgtgtctgacacttcgcaaccccattgactgcagcacgccaggcctccttgtccatcaccaactcctggagtttactcaaactcttgtccatcgagttggtgatgacatccaaccatctcaccctctgttgtccccttctcctcctgccttcaatctttcccatcatcagggtcttttcaaatgagtcagctcttcacatcaggtggacaaaatattggagtttcagcttcaacatcagaccttccaatgaacatccaggactgatcttctttaggatggactggttggatctccttgcagtccaagggactctcaagagtcttctccaacaccacaatttagaaacatcaattctttggcagtcagctttcttcatagtccaactctcacatccatacatgactactggaaaaaccatagctttgactagatggacctttgttggcaaagtaatgtctcagctttttaatatgctgtctaggttggtcaataacttttcttccccGAGCAAGgctcttctaatttcatggctgcaatcaccatctgcagtgattttagagccccccaaaataaagcctgtcactgtttccattgtttccccttctatttgccatgaagtgatgggaccagatgccatgatcttagttttctgaatattgagttttaagccaactttttcactctctactttcactttcatcaagaggctctttagttctttgctttctgccataagggtggtgtcatctgcatatctgaggttattgatagctCTCCTGGCATGTCTTCTATTAATTCATGCATttaaaacatttgcaaatatataaacaatgctatggtttttgtgattttttcttttggaagatataagtattttttcataaaaatgtcatATATGTTAACATATATTGGGTTTacctttttaatgaattaatatcaagatttatttagttttcatcTCTAATATGGACTATTGAGTGATAATAATTCATAAACAAAAGTTCTGTGGTGCTCAATTTTTACAAGTGAAAAAGAGTCCTGTGACCAAAACTTTTGACAGTTATAGCCCTAAGGTTAAAGAAATTCTAGACCAGCAGCCATTGTGACATCAGCTTCAGGTCAGCCTATGAAGGATTTCACACAATTGCTCAGTATTTCACAGAGCTCTCCAGCTGAACTGCCCTATAAGAAGCTAACCATCGAAGAGGGCCTGCTATTGTCCTTGATGTTCTCCATAGGACATTCAACAATGTCACCGGGAAAGATACCCAACAAAGAGTAAGAGAAAAACCATTTCattcttcaatttctttgcttctttctttgattttggtCAGGTTTCCCAACACTTTGTCTCTTGTTTCATTATGCAAGATGTACAAACTTCAAGCCAAAAGGGTAAAAGCTGCTGCTGGGCAGATGTGGAATTCAAATTTCTCCAAGATCAGACAATCTCTTAAAAATGCTTACCACAAATGTAAGAATCAGTATCCGAATTCAACCAGATGTCCAACTATGACTTCCCATGATTGTGATCAAGAGGACCTTAATGCTGATGAAGAAATTAATCTTCTAGTAATGCTCCAAGATATTAAAACCACCCAGCTTGAACTCCTCAGCCAAATGACTGGCATGATCTGTGCATTATCAAAAATCCAGGAaaagactgatttctttcagaagCAGATGCAAGTCCTGGAAACCAAAATGAAtgttaatgaaaataaacagtGTGCAACAGCTGAAGATATCTTCTCTGTGAAGGAAGACGTTGATGCTTTaaagaagaaggtgacagagctGGGAAACCAGAATTCTTGCTCCAATGTACATTGTTTAGAGGTCCTGGATGGGGAAAAGGGTAAAGAGATCCTAGAACTTCTTCACAAAGTCACACAATCAGAAACTCTGAAGAACACACTGACCTCTATAGATTCTGAAGTCTCTTCAGCAGAACCAGAGAAAGTACTCAGTTATCCTAAGTCCACTGATCATCTTGAGGAAAAAACAGTATCTCCCCAGATCAAAGCTCTGAAGAAAAGTAACTATCAAAATGCATTAAGAAGCTTCCAAAAAGCAaagtcaaatatttatatttacccGGACTTTAATACATGGATCAAGCTAACTTTTGTCCATGGAGGAAAGTGGAGATTTTTCCTCAGCGCAACCAAGTTAGAGGAATTCATCCAGTGGCTTCTTTCCAGGCCAACCCTCCCTCCTGAGGAACCACAAGTCATAACCCAGAAGTATTGTCTTTTCACTGGGCCTATCACAAACTTGACCaccatctgtgtctctgttttcaaCTACATTTATTGTCTTTTTGGTTCCTCAAAAGAGGAAGTAACTCGACTATAGAGTAATTTTCTGCTTTGCTTGGTACAAAATAAATGTAACCTGGCCATGCCAAGCATTCACATGTCTTTGTGGTTGCTGTGAACTCCTTGGTAGTTAAGTTAGCTCACTGCGGGTTGGCTGCCCGCAAAGTTTCTTTATGTCTACAGTAAGTTGAGGCATATCATCCCATTAGACAATTGTGGTGCATTTTCTGCCAAGTTTCTTATTTTCCCAAAAGCAATTCATGAGGACTCCTCCAGTGCCCATTTCATAGATAactagaaacaaagaataaaggGGTCCAAAATGAGAAACACTTTTAGTAGCCCCCACTATCGTCTTAGTGGCCTCTGCAGATAAGATCTGTGACACAGAGACAGATTctactaataaaattttaaatagcataGACTGCAAAAGATAACACGGACACAGTTAGAGCTATAAAAATGTAAGGCACTGAAAGGACAAGTATTGCCAGGAAAACATTCATTCCAAAATTGGGatttttctttcagcttcatcTCTATCAAACAATTGGAAAAGGGGGAAAAGCTGAATATggtattgggttgtttgtttgtttgtttttttcacattttcatgaAATGAGACAAATGCCATATCTTACAGGTTTGATACAGAGGAAAAGGCAAAATCCAAGGATGGATTTGTGAACTAAGTTAAATCTTGACACTATACCACTATAGAATATTATGtgacaaagtctttttttttttcttcagatgaaCCATATAAATACTACACATCCAGGGTGGACTTCATTCCTGGACATAATAGGAGGTTGCCATTGTAatgtaatttttctaaatatcatGCTAattaactgcaaaaaaaaaacaaaaaaactttcctTCACCACTAGTTAGTACATGAAATCTACCAATAGAGAATCATAAGCTGTTAAACTACAAATATTCTTGGCAAATGTACTATTTTAAACTACTCTCAGTTAATCCTTTGAAAGAGGGCTTTGGCAGTTAGCAAAGAACAACCatttcaaatgaggaaacagcaGCTAAGGTGAGTATAGAAGAAACTAAGGGAGAAGTAGGCTAAGAAGACACAACATTGTCTGGAGCCAGTCTGGTAATAATTATACAGCACAACTTTTTCATCTACAAATGCATTTTATTTGACCTTTCTTTACAAATGTACAGATAAGATGTACACAAAAGTAACTGAAAATATGTCAGTATGTGATAGGGGCAGCATGGATCAtcttatcatcagttcagttcagtcgctcagtcgggtctgactctttgcgaccccatggactgcagcacgtcaggcctccctgtccatcaccaactcccggagttcactcagactcacgtccattgagtgtgtgatgccatccaaccatctcatcctctgtcgtctcattctcttcctgccttcaatctttcccagcatcagggttttttccagtcagttagttcttcacaccaggtggcccaagtattggagtttcagcttcagcatcagtctttccaatgaatattcaggactgatctccttcagaatgtactggttggatctccttgcagtccaaggcactctcaagagtcttctccaacaccacagttcaaaagcatcaattctttggcactcagctttctttatagtccaactctcatatccatacatgactactggaaaaaccatagctttgactagacagacttttgttggcaaagtaatatctctgctttttaatatactgtctaggttggtcattacttttcttccaaggagcaagcgtcttttaatttcatggctgcagtcttttaatttcatcctatcatgctgctgctaagtcgcttcagtcgtgtccgactctgtgcgaccccatagatggcagcccaccaggctccgccgtccctgggattctccaggcaagaacactggagtgggttgccatttccttctccagtgcatggaagtgaaaagtgaaagtgaagtcgctcagtcgtgtctgactctcagcgaccccatggactgcagcctaccaggctcctccatccatgggattttccaggcaagagtactgcagtggggtgccattgccttctcccatcctaTCATATACCTATTTAAAACAAGGATATCTGTTAAATAGGTAAGAGTGCTAACAAAGGGCTAACAGTGCTAACATAGTAAAATACCAGTCCAGTAAAGGCAGCAGAAAACTCTCTTTCTCTACTGACTACCAGAGATATCCTTAAAGAACAGCTGAGCTCTAGCCAAGCCCACTGGATGTGCCCCTCACATCAGAGTAACTAGGGAAGTCTGCCATGACTCAGGCAGATGACCTCACAAGCAGCTTCTGGGAGAATAAGAAGTGACTCAGCTGGTATTTCCTGGGTCATCTGAGCCTCTATATTAAtgcacactttcactttttctcccttAGGTGCCCCCTTAGCACTTGTCTAACATTTCTAGATAGGAAAAGAGTTTAGGTTAAAAGCCTGGAATCAGAAGACCTCAGTTCTGAACAGTCTTAAATTCTATACTCACAAGCTTTATGGTTTCTCATCTATCTTTTTTTTGTCATCTATAAAAAGGGAATCATTATATTTGTTCAGTAAGGGACAGTGGAAggtaaaagaaaaagtagaagacATTCCCTGTGTAGACATATAATGTCCAGTGGGACATGCAAAAGACATACACACAACTCTAAGGTATGACAGATGGGCAGCAAAGAGCAATATAAAAAGTGTTCCTGCTATCAGAGGAGAAGGAAGGTTGAGGGGCCTTGTAGTAAGGAAATAAAGCGGAGGGCAGTGGTGTAGTAAGGAGGAGGTGGTGAGGGGTGTaccaggcagaaggaaaaacGAGAGCACAGGAGTGGGTAGGGAACATGGGAAATAAAAGCCATGAGGCACTTGATAAGTATAAAGTTCTGACAGGCTATCATTTTGACTCTTCTCTGgatctcatttttctcttcaggGATCCCCACTACGTTCGTTTTAACCTGTTTTGTACCTACATAAGGATGTTAgagaagaagaaagtgagaagGACACTACTTGATTTTCTCGGATCTCAAAATTTCCCTAATGATGACTGTCGTGTTAATTCACAAAAGTTCCCTGTGAGGAAAGATTTTGCTCTTGAGTCAATTATTTATTATCATCACCTAGACAAGCTCTCACCTGACTTGTTAAAATTATAACTCAATTTGAAgctacatgcaaaaaaataattgctttcaAATTAACCTGCCTCTCAGCCTACGCACCTCCATCTCACTTGGCTCAGAGGAAGTGATGCCTCTCTTGTCCACCTTCCTCCTCCAGTGCCTCGTAGGGACTTAATCACTTGTTACTGTTCTTTCCTCCAGGTTAATCACCAGCTCCCAGTTCTTTGTGCTCAGTTTATACCAGTATCTGTTTGCTCGTTCCTGTGTTCCCCTCCTCTTTTGCTGATCTCCCATCATACTCTTTGAGAGCCCACCTGCCTGTCCCCACCTCCTCCTATCCCACTCTTTCCACAGCTCTTAGAATCAAGTCTTCCAAGCTCTCTCTTCTGGTCCTCTTCCCATCACTCTAGCAGATCCTTCTCAGTTTCTTAGACGATTCCCCTGCCACTAATAATTCCCTTAAAATACTGACGCTTCACTTTAATCATTCCCAAATCAAAGGAGTCCTAACCCAGCCTCTCCTGGGACATCTTCAGCTTTAGCTCCAAGTGACTACTTATCTTCTCCACCTGGATGAGTCTCAAACTCTTTACTTCCTAAAATTAACCTTAGTAGCTCTTCTTTCCTATGATTCAAACCTATTTCTCTTCCAGTATGCTTTTTATTAACGGCATTCCAGTGCAAACTATCGACATCACCAAACTGGAAATTACTCTCATCTTCTCCCTTACTTGCTATATTAATCATCAAACCTTTCCTTGTTTATCTTCCAACAATTTATGGAATCTATCCTCtgtctccggagaaggcaatggcacccaactccagtactcttgcctggaaaatcccatggatggaggagcctggaaggctgcagtccaaggagtcgctgatggtcggacacgactgagcgacttcactttcacttttcactttcatgcattggagaaggaaatggcaacccactccagtgttcttgcctggagaatcccagggacgggggagcctggtgggctgccatctatggggtctcacagagtcggacacgactgaagtgacttagctgtagcagtagcagtatcctCTGTCTCTGTTCCCACTTCTGTTTTGGTTcaagccatcagttcagtcagttcagttcagtgactcagtcatgtccaactctttgcaaccccatggagtgcagcacgccaggcctccctgtccatcaccaactcccagagtttactcaaactcatgtccatcgaatcggtgatgccatccaaccatctcatcctctgttgtccccttctcctcctgccttcaatatttcccagcatcagggtcttttccagtgcgtcagttctttgcatcaggtggccaaagtactggagtttcagcttcaacatcagtccttccaatgaacacccaggactgatctcctttaggatggacgtgttggatctccttgcagtccaagggactctcaagagtcttctccaacaccacagttgaaaagtatcaattctttggtgctcaactttctttatagtccaactctcacatccatacatgactactggaaaagccatagccttgactagacagacttttgttggcaaagtaatgtctctgttttttaatatactgtctaggttggtcataacttttcttccaaggagcaagggtcttttaatttcatggctgcagtcaccatctgcagtgattttggagccccaaaaaataaagtctgacactgtttccactgtttccccatctatttcccatgaagtgatgggactggatgccatgatcttcgttttctgaatgttgagctttaagccaactttttcactctctactttcactttcatcaagaggctttttagttcctcttcactttctgccataagggtggtgtcatctgcatgtctgaggttattgatatttctcctggcaatcttgattccagcttgtgcttcttccagcccagcgtttctcatgatgtactctgcatataagttaaataagcagggtgacaatatacagccttaacatactccttttgctatttggaaccagtctgttgttccatgtccagttctaactgttgcttcctgaccttcatacaggtttctcaggaggcaggtcaggtggtctggtattcccacctttttcagaattttccacagtttattgtgatccacacagtcaaagacttgggtatagtcaataaagcagaaatagatgtttttctggaactctcttactttttccatgatccaacagatgttggcaatttgatctctggttcctctgccttttctaaatccagcttgaacatctggaagttcacggttcatgttctgctgaagcctggcttggagaattttgagcattactttattagcctgtgagatgagtgcagttgtgcagtagtttgagcgttctttggcattgcctttctttgggattggaatgaaaactggccttttccagtcctgtggccactgctgagttttccaaatatgctggcctattgaatacagcactttcacagcatcatctttcaggctttgaaatagctcaactggaattccatcacctccactagctttgttcgcagtgatgcttcctaaggtccacttgactttgcattccaggatgtctggctttaggtgagtgatgaTACCATtgggattatctgggtcgtgaagccaTAACATCTCTCTATGAATGAAACGTTTTCCTTCTTGGTATCCCAGGCTCTACAATGTCCATAATCTGATCCTAAaagggtaatttttttaaatttttttttatttttaaactttacatagttgtattagttttgctaaacatcaaaatgaatccgccacaggtatacatgtgttccccatcctgaaccctcttttctcctccctccccataccatcggtgaaacaaagataatttttaacttatttttattgaggCAACATTGGTTTATAAAATTACATAAGTTTCATCTGTACCACATTATACATCTAGTTCTCCATACCCTACAGTGTGCTCACCACCAAAGATTTAGTTTCCATCCACCACCAGTTGACCCCCTTTACCCATTTTGCCCTCTCCCCTACCcattcccctctggtaaccactactctgtTCTCTATCTGtgtgtttggtttggtttagtttcatttattttgtttgtttgtgattCCACAGGCTGGAAAAAGGTAGCtagaaagtttcattttttttcctcccagttttaCTGACACACAGCATCATTTAAGGTACATGGCAGAATGATTTGACTCACATACACCATGAAATGAATacaataaatttagtgaacatccatcatctcatacaaattcaaaattaattaaaaataaaaacattttcattgtgATGAGAATTCTTTGGACTTACTaacttaacaactttcatatataacatacagcagtgttaattatattaatcacattatacaccacatccctagtacttatctTACCtaagctggaagtttgtaccttttgaccacctttatCCAAttcccctcctctgcctctggTAACGACAAATCTTTCTCTGTAAGTTTatttgttcgtttgttttttgaagtataattgacctacaatacTATGATAGTTCCCAGTGTAAaacatagtgatttaatatttctatacattacaaaatgatcaccatgataagtcgaGTTGCCACCTGTTCAGTATAAAACGATATTATTGACTATgcattgactatattccctattctgtatgtatgtatcactTTCATGACTTGTAACtgaagtttgtacttcttaatttcCCTCACCTATTTCATTCATCCCTATGCCCCTCTCCTCTGGCAAACTCCTGTTTgtgctctctgtatctgtgaatctgtttctgcttaGTTATATTTgtcagtttgttttgttttttagatttcacatataagtgaatgTCTCTAATTTATTTGACTGAACATAATGGAccctttaggtccatccatatggATGCAAATTGCaagattttgtctttttatggctgggtagtattccattgtgtatataaaccataacttctttatccgttcactcatggctgggtagtattccattgtgtatataaaccataacttctttatccgttcactCACTGGTAGGTACTTTGGTCATTTCCACatactggctattgtaaataatgctgcaatgaagtAAGGGaagcatatatcttttctaattaacgttttcatattctttggataaatactcagaagtgggatAGATGGATCATATGTTAGTTCTACTCttgattttttgaggaatctccatactgttttccatagtagcagtaccaatttacattcctatcaacagtgtataagggttccattttctccacatccttgctaacatttgttatttactGTCTTTTGGATAATAGGCATGAAGCAATatctcgttgtagttttgatttgcatttccctaataactgGTGatgctgaatatcttttcatagaactgttggccatctgtgtgtcttctttagaaaaatgtgtattcGAGTTATATATCTAATTTTGAATCAGgttgtatttttttgttattgagttgtatgagttcttcgtacatattttggatattaactctttaCTACACATATGATTTACAAACATCCTTCTCAATTTatcaggctgtcttttcattttgttgatagtttcctttgctgtacaaaagcattttcgtttgatgtagtcccatgtgtttatattttcttttcccttgcctgaggatatacagaaatatattgcCAAGCCTGTCAAAGAGAGAGTGggctttttttaaaacagttctaaaatctttttattatttctcatagtgaggagaataaaatccaaatttcttaGCAGAGCCTATGCAACCATTTCTATCCTGAATTTTTACGTTTGGAAAGTAGTGTCCTATAGTGGTAAGGCACAATGGCTTTGGTGTCAGACTCACCTGGTTCAAGAGCTGGCTCTGTCAGTCACCAGTCGTGTGACTTTGGAATTAAGCCAAAGCTTAAATTCCCAAAGGCTTAGTGTCCttattcctaaaataaaaataataatcataagttATTGCCAGgcattatgatgatgatgattatatGAAGCCCTTAGCAATCTAATTGACATACAGTAAGTGTGAAATAAATGGTATGGTATTTACTAACAAGTTACTTCTTCATCCTCATCCTTCCATGATAGATTTACATGCAAACCACCATCCAATCACATGAAtgtcttgcatgtgtgtgtgtgctcagacacttcagtcgtgtctgactctgtgagactctgtggactgtagcccgccaggctcctcttccatgggattctccaggcaagaatagtagagtgggttgccattcccatctccaggggaatctccccaGCCCAGCGAtccaacccttgtctcttatgtctcctgcattggcaggccggttctttaccactagcaccacttgggaatgtcttgcagatttttttaaatcttgtatCTTTGTTCTTGCTGCCCCTATGGCCTTGGATGCCTTTCTCTTATCTAGCTGATGAGCAAATAATTCATCATTTGAGTCtcacatatttttttcccctcagacaCCTCTACCTCAGTCTCTCTGTGGCAGAAGCTGGAGACTCTCACAAAACCCCTGTCAGTGGTGACGCTGATTCTGTATACATGTAATACATATTGCCATTGTGTGTTCACATGTGTCTCCTTCATAACATTTTGAGTTTTTGTGTTAGAGATAGAAACTTACTTGTTTATCTTGAACACCATAACCCATTTTACCAATagattctcagtaaatatttttgaattaaaaaaaatacagaaaagaaagcatCCTCCTCCTCCACAAAAAAGTGGGTATAACTAGATGAA belongs to Bubalus bubalis isolate 160015118507 breed Murrah chromosome 1, NDDB_SH_1, whole genome shotgun sequence and includes:
- the CCDC54 gene encoding coiled-coil domain-containing protein 54; protein product: MYKLQAKRVKAAAGQMWNSNFSKIRQSLKNAYHKCKNQYPNSTRCPTMTSHDCDQEDLNADEEINLLVMLQDIKTTQLELLSQMTGMICALSKIQEKTDFFQKQMQVLETKMNVNENKQCATAEDIFSVKEDVDALKKKVTELGNQNSCSNVHCLEVLDGEKGKEILELLHKVTQSETLKNTLTSIDSEVSSAEPEKVLSYPKSTDHLEEKTVSPQIKALKKSNYQNALRSFQKAKSNIYIYPDFNTWIKLTFVHGGKWRFFLSATKLEEFIQWLLSRPTLPPEEPQVITQKYCLFTGPITNLTTICVSVFNYIYCLFGSSKEEVTRL